The following coding sequences are from one Betaproteobacteria bacterium window:
- a CDS encoding DUF4160 domain-containing protein, which yields MPTLHRLPTMTIRVNVPDHRPPHVHVVLADRRDAMVFLDSLEVVSRTVRSSEIREALAWIATHRDAARSCFEECNP from the coding sequence GTGCCGACTCTCCACCGCTTGCCCACCATGACCATCCGGGTCAACGTTCCCGATCATCGCCCGCCCCATGTGCACGTGGTCTTGGCGGATCGCCGCGACGCGATGGTGTTCCTGGATTCGCTGGAAGTGGTCAGTCGGACGGTGCGGTCTTCCGAAATCCGGGAGGCCCTGGCCTGGATCGCCACCCACCGCGATGCCGCCCGGTCTTGTTTCGAGGAGTGCAACCCATGA
- a CDS encoding DUF2442 domain-containing protein — protein MIHDPQHSLTQVEVTGPAQLRLSFADGAEHSLDLAPVIRAYPALAPLADAVLFAAVRLDARGGYLVWREDELEMAADTLRHLAVEQAGGIGHERLLNWLHDNGLTQQAAAQAIGVSRRMLNYYLSGRKPIPKTVWLACLGWEVEQGLRKAA, from the coding sequence ATGATCCACGATCCGCAACATTCCCTGACCCAGGTTGAAGTGACCGGCCCGGCGCAGCTACGTCTGAGCTTTGCCGATGGCGCCGAACATTCCCTCGACCTCGCACCCGTGATCCGGGCCTACCCTGCGCTGGCGCCCCTGGCCGATGCGGTGCTGTTTGCCGCGGTGCGGCTGGATGCCCGCGGCGGCTATCTGGTCTGGAGAGAAGATGAACTGGAGATGGCCGCCGACACCCTGCGCCATCTGGCGGTGGAACAGGCCGGTGGTATCGGACATGAACGCCTGCTCAACTGGCTGCACGACAACGGCCTGACTCAGCAGGCAGCGGCCCAGGCCATAGGCGTCAGTCGCCGGATGCTGAACTACTACCTCTCAGGCCGGAAGCCGATCCCGAAAACCGTGTGGCTGGCCTGCTTGGGCTGGGAGGTCGAACAGGGCTTGCGCAAGGCCGCCTGA
- the folE gene encoding GTP cyclohydrolase I FolE → MPDPIPSPAATGVGIPRPGTFDPAAFEQAVTDLLKACGIAPDTPHMGRTAQRVRELWQKRLLGGYDLDPATALGEGFEDARSDLVVVRGIAVHGVCPHHLVPFRGVAHVAYLPGGRLHGFGRIARLVDAIGHRFTYQEWMTRDIADALVRYGQAAGAACVIEAEQLCLLLGEDRRGDERVVTQAFSGAFVDSESLRHQFLHAIG, encoded by the coding sequence ATGCCCGACCCTATCCCCTCCCCCGCCGCCACCGGCGTCGGCATTCCCCGTCCGGGAACCTTCGACCCCGCCGCCTTCGAGCAGGCGGTCACCGACCTGCTCAAGGCCTGCGGCATCGCCCCCGATACCCCCCACATGGGCCGCACCGCCCAGCGGGTACGGGAGTTATGGCAGAAGCGGCTGCTGGGGGGCTACGACCTGGACCCCGCCACGGCCCTGGGCGAGGGCTTCGAGGACGCCCGTTCCGACCTGGTCGTGGTGCGCGGCATCGCCGTCCACGGCGTGTGTCCCCACCATCTGGTGCCCTTCCGCGGCGTCGCCCACGTCGCCTACCTGCCCGGCGGCCGTCTGCACGGCTTCGGCCGCATCGCCCGCCTGGTGGATGCCATCGGCCACCGCTTCACCTACCAGGAATGGATGACCCGCGACATCGCCGACGCCCTGGTGCGCTACGGCCAAGCCGCCGGCGCCGCCTGCGTCATCGAAGCGGAACAGCTCTGCCTGCTCCTGGGCGAGGACCGCCGGGGCGACGAACGGGTGGTGACCCAGGCCTTTTCCGGCGCCTTCGTGGATTCGGAATCCCTGCGCCACCAGTTCCTGCATGCCATCGGCTGA
- a CDS encoding cobalamin-dependent protein (Presence of a B(12) (cobalamin)-binding domain implies dependence on cobalamin itself, in one of its several forms, or in some unusual lineages, dependence on a cobalamin-like analog.), which translates to MTFPDAPQRKTSNPLRHRVRIVTAAALFDGHDAAINLMRRLMQAAGAEVIHLGHNRSVREVVAAALQEDVQGVAITSYQGGHLEFFRYLVDRLRAEGGEGIKVFGGGGGVILPQEIAALQAYGVTRLYSPEDGARLGLQGMIDEVLAACDFDPAAGYTGEAALQGLRSGDRRFLARLVTALENGALPELGAELVAAASGLPVPVLGITGTGGAGKSSLADELVRRLRLDQEDRLSIAILSVDPTRRRSGGALLGDRIRMNAIDHAGIFMRSLATRGAGSEVSAALPAAVAACKLAGFDLVLVETAGIGQGDAAIAALADVALYVMTPEFGAASQLEKIDMLDFAHCVAVNKFDRPGAEDALRDVQKQVQRNRARFAEAPAAMPVFGTQAARFNDDGVTALYQALVPLLREKGLTLGPGRLAPVAGRHAGAAPAIVPAARRRHLAEVADTVRGYHARVEAQARIAHERQALATARELLRAVGQAPELPALEAALAAREAALDPDARRLLESWPALAAAYGGEEHSSAVRGREMRTRLRRETLSGTSLPKVSLPRYADAGDLLRFLQRENLPGYFPFTAGVFPFKRETEDATRMFAGEGDPARTNRRFHALSAGMPARRLSTAFDSVTLYGCDPDERPDIYGKIGNAGVSVATLDDMQALYAGFDLCDPATSVSMTINGPAPILLAMYFNTALDQQRARFRAEHGRPPQAQEEEALLACTLAAVRGTVQADILKEDQGQNTCIFSTEFALKLMGDVQEYFVAHRVRNFYSVSISGYHIAEAGANPISQLAFTLANGFTYVEAYLARGMAIDDFAPNLSFFFSNGMEPEYAVLGRVARRIWAIALKHRYGAGERSQKLKYHIQTSGRSLHAQEIDFNDIRTTLQALIAVYDHCNSLHTNAYDEAITTPTDASVRRALAIQLIINREWGLARCENPNQGAFVVEELTDLVEEAVLREFDALAARGGVLGAMESGYQRGRIQEESLLYERKKHDGSYPIVGVNTFVAPVAASAPAIAPARSSEEEKRAQIRRLREFQTRHSDTAPGQLARLKAVALAGGNVFAALMETVRCCSLGQITAALYEVGGQYRRNM; encoded by the coding sequence ATGACCTTCCCGGACGCCCCCCAGCGCAAGACCTCCAACCCGCTCCGCCACCGGGTGCGCATCGTCACGGCGGCGGCGCTGTTCGACGGTCACGACGCCGCCATCAACCTGATGCGCCGCCTCATGCAGGCGGCGGGGGCCGAGGTCATTCACCTGGGCCACAACCGCTCGGTGCGGGAAGTCGTCGCCGCGGCCCTGCAGGAGGACGTGCAGGGGGTGGCGATCACCTCCTACCAAGGGGGGCACCTGGAATTCTTCCGCTATCTGGTCGATCGCTTGCGGGCCGAGGGGGGAGAGGGAATCAAGGTCTTCGGTGGGGGCGGCGGGGTCATCCTGCCGCAGGAAATCGCCGCCTTGCAGGCCTATGGTGTCACCCGTCTCTACTCGCCGGAAGACGGCGCCCGCCTCGGTTTGCAGGGCATGATCGACGAGGTGCTGGCCGCCTGCGACTTCGATCCGGCGGCGGGGTACACGGGCGAAGCGGCGCTGCAGGGGTTGCGGAGCGGGGATCGCCGCTTCCTGGCGCGCCTCGTCACCGCTCTGGAGAACGGCGCCCTGCCGGAGTTGGGGGCGGAACTGGTCGCGGCGGCGTCCGGCCTGCCGGTGCCCGTTCTGGGTATCACTGGCACGGGCGGCGCGGGCAAGTCCTCCCTGGCCGATGAACTGGTGCGCCGCCTGCGCCTCGATCAGGAGGATCGCCTGTCCATCGCCATCCTTTCCGTCGATCCCACCCGGCGGCGCAGCGGCGGGGCCTTGCTGGGCGACCGCATCCGCATGAACGCCATCGATCACGCAGGAATCTTCATGCGCTCCCTGGCTACGCGGGGGGCGGGCAGCGAAGTGTCCGCGGCCCTGCCGGCGGCGGTGGCCGCCTGCAAGCTGGCGGGGTTCGACCTGGTGCTGGTGGAGACCGCCGGCATCGGCCAGGGGGACGCCGCCATCGCCGCCCTGGCCGACGTGGCCCTCTACGTCATGACCCCCGAGTTCGGCGCCGCCTCGCAACTGGAAAAGATCGACATGCTCGATTTCGCCCACTGTGTGGCGGTGAACAAGTTCGACCGCCCCGGCGCCGAAGATGCCCTGCGCGACGTGCAGAAACAGGTGCAGCGCAACCGCGCCCGCTTCGCCGAGGCGCCGGCGGCCATGCCCGTCTTCGGCACCCAGGCCGCCCGCTTCAACGACGATGGTGTGACCGCCCTCTACCAGGCCCTGGTGCCGCTCCTGAGGGAGAAGGGCCTCACGCTCGGCCCGGGGCGCCTGGCGCCCGTGGCGGGCCGTCACGCCGGCGCTGCCCCGGCCATCGTGCCGGCCGCCCGCAGGCGCCATCTGGCCGAAGTCGCCGACACGGTCCGCGGCTACCACGCCCGGGTCGAAGCCCAGGCGCGCATCGCCCACGAGCGCCAGGCCCTGGCCACCGCCCGTGAGCTGCTGCGCGCCGTGGGGCAGGCGCCGGAACTGCCGGCCCTGGAAGCCGCCCTGGCGGCCCGCGAGGCGGCCTTGGACCCGGATGCCCGGCGTCTGCTGGAGTCCTGGCCCGCCCTGGCTGCGGCTTACGGCGGCGAGGAACATAGCAGCGCCGTGCGTGGCCGGGAGATGCGCACCCGTCTGCGGCGGGAAACCCTTTCCGGCACCTCGCTGCCCAAGGTCAGCCTGCCCCGCTACGCCGATGCCGGCGACCTCCTTCGCTTCCTGCAGCGGGAGAACCTGCCCGGCTATTTTCCCTTCACCGCCGGGGTCTTCCCCTTCAAGCGCGAGACCGAGGACGCGACGCGCATGTTCGCCGGCGAGGGCGATCCGGCCCGCACCAACCGCCGCTTCCATGCCCTTTCCGCCGGCATGCCCGCCCGGCGCCTGTCCACCGCCTTCGATTCGGTGACGCTGTACGGCTGCGACCCCGACGAGCGCCCGGACATCTACGGCAAGATCGGCAACGCCGGCGTCTCCGTCGCCACCCTGGACGACATGCAGGCGCTCTACGCCGGCTTCGATCTCTGCGACCCGGCCACCTCGGTGTCGATGACCATCAACGGTCCGGCTCCCATCCTGCTGGCCATGTACTTCAACACCGCCCTCGACCAGCAGCGGGCCCGCTTTCGCGCCGAGCACGGCCGTCCGCCGCAGGCGCAGGAAGAAGAAGCCCTCCTGGCCTGCACTCTGGCCGCCGTGCGCGGCACCGTCCAGGCCGACATCCTCAAGGAGGATCAGGGCCAGAACACCTGCATTTTCTCCACCGAGTTCGCCTTGAAACTGATGGGCGACGTCCAGGAGTATTTCGTCGCCCACCGGGTGCGCAACTTCTACTCCGTGTCCATTTCCGGCTACCACATCGCCGAAGCGGGGGCCAATCCCATCAGCCAGCTCGCCTTCACCCTGGCCAATGGCTTTACCTACGTGGAGGCCTATCTGGCCCGGGGCATGGCCATCGACGACTTTGCCCCCAACCTGTCCTTCTTCTTTTCCAACGGCATGGAGCCGGAATACGCCGTCCTCGGTCGCGTGGCTCGGCGCATCTGGGCCATCGCCCTGAAGCACCGTTACGGCGCCGGGGAACGCAGCCAGAAATTGAAGTACCACATCCAGACCAGCGGTCGCTCGCTCCACGCCCAGGAAATCGATTTCAACGACATCCGCACCACCCTGCAGGCCCTCATCGCCGTCTACGACCACTGCAACAGCCTGCACACCAACGCCTACGACGAGGCCATCACCACGCCCACCGACGCTTCGGTGCGGCGGGCTCTGGCCATCCAGCTCATCATCAATCGCGAATGGGGTCTCGCCCGCTGCGAAAATCCCAACCAGGGCGCCTTCGTCGTCGAGGAGCTGACCGACCTGGTGGAAGAAGCGGTGCTCAGGGAATTCGACGCCCTGGCCGCCCGGGGCGGCGTCCTGGGCGCCATGGAAAGCGGCTACCAGCGTGGCCGCATCCAGGAAGAATCCTTGCTCTACGAAAGGAAGAAGCACGACGGCAGCTACCCCATCGTCGGCGTCAATACCTTCGTTGCGCCCGTGGCGGCAAGCGCCCCCGCCATCGCCCCGGCCCGTTCCAGCGAGGAGGAAAAGCGCGCCCAGATCCGTCGCCTGCGGGAATTTCAAACCCGCCACTCCGACACCGCCCCGGGGCAACTGGCCCGCCTCAAGGCTGTTGCCCTGGCGGGCGGCAACGTCTTCGCCGCCCTCATGGAAACCGTGCGCTGCTGTTCCCTGGGCCAGATCACCGCCGCCCTCTACGAGGTGGGCGGGCAGTATCGACGCAATATGTAG